The genomic region GCGCCTAGCCCCTTGGCGGTGATGACAAAAAGCGCCTCTTTGACCGTTTTGTCCGGCGTCACTACCGGATTGTCGTCGCCACTGTGCATGACGTTTTCCACAGTCAATAGCAGTTTGCGGCCCAGCGACCCGCCCGGGTGGAAGAGGGCAAAGTCTTCGGGCGTGAACTTACGCTCCGATAAAAGCGCTACCGCCAGCGCATCGCCCATGGCCAAGGTCGCGGTGGTGCTGGCCGTCGGCGCCAGCCCTAGCGGGCAAGCCTCCTTTTCTACTGCCACGTCAAGGACAAGGTCGCTGTTTTTTCCCAGCGTTGAGGCCGGACGGCCGGTCATGGCGATGATGCGGGCGCCAATCCGCTTGATGGATGGCAGAATGCTGATAATCTCGTTGGTTTCGCCGCTGTTGGAGATGGCCAGCACAATGTCTTCGCTTGTCACCATTCCCAGGTCGCCGTGGACGCCTTCCGCCGGGTGAAGGAAAAAGGCCGGCGTGCCGGTACTGGCCAGCGTGGCGGCAATTTTTTTGCCAATTAGGCCTGATTTTCCCATGCCAGTCACGATGACCCGCCCCTTGCAGGCCAAAATCATGTTTACGGCCTGTGTAAACTCGCCGTTAATGCGCGGGATGAGGGATCTGATAGCCTCCGCCTCGGCTTCTAGCACCTGGCGGGCTTGGTCGATAATCATGGCCGTTCACCTTCCATAATTTTCTAAACCGAGAAGTTTTTTAACCGCTAAGTGCGCGAAGGACGCGAAGGGTTACGCTTGCGCGACATTCGTCGCGCTTTTTAAACTTTGCGTACTTTGCGTACTACTCCGAAAACTCACTTCAAAAATTTATGTCAACTACTTCGAATAGAGACAAAGAGATCCCAAGGCCTACTCTATAGGTTTTTTATAGTAGGCATTTGTAAAGAAGGATTTACTTTTAAACTGATCTTAAGCAACTATATTTTCAAGGTTTATTTCAATTCCTGCGTTTTGTAAAAGTTGAAGTGCTCTTTTTATTGCAGCATCTTTACTTCGCTGTTCAAAGTAGTTGGCACCTAATTCAATGTACGGCTGTTTTTTCTTGAGAATATGATAGGCAATTATTAAAATGCTATGTCCTACAGCTACTGCAGCACGGTTAGAACCACGACGGGAACAGATTCTACGGTATTGAGACGCAAGATAAGTATCTTTTTGGCGGGCGGCAGAGCGAGCTGATTGTACAAGTGTTGTTCGCAGATGTTGGTTTCCTTTACGGGTTTTTCCTGATTTTCGCTTATCAGCGCTTTCGTTATGCCCTGGAGCCATTCCTGACCAAGATGAAAGATGCTCCGCGGATGGGAAGCGACTCATATCTACTCCAATCTCAGCAATGATTTCTTCTGCATTGCGCCGATTAACACCGGGTATGGTGTCTAATAGCTCCAAGGCTTCTTCAAAAGGGCGCATACGGTCTGCTATTTCTTTATCCAATTCTTTAATACTTTCATCTAGCGTTTCAATATGTTTTAGTTGCATGGATAGCATCATTTTTTGATGGTAACCAAGAGAGCCCTTTAACGCCTTTTCTAAATCGGCAAGTTTATTACGCAAAGCTCCTTTTGCCATTTGCGCTAACTGCTTGGTATCATCGGTTCCTTTTATCATAGCTTCTATCATAGAGCGGGCGGAAACACCAGTAATGTCGGTTACTACAGAAGCCAACTTAATATTTGCCCCTTCTAAAACTTTTTGTAGCCGATTTACTTCTCTCGAGCGTTCTTCTATGAGGCTCCGACGATATCTTACTAATTCCCGTAATTCCCTCTGCTCACGACTTGGAATATAACTGCCCTGCAGTAACCCATGCCGTAGTAACTCAGCTATCCACTCTGCATCTTTAACATCTGTCTTGCGTCCCGGAACTGCTTTTATGTGTTGTGCATTGACTACCAAAATCTCAATTCCCGTATGTTCTAAAAGATTGTAAATTGGTTTCCAGTAAACTCCCGTGCTTTCCATAGCTACATGACTACAGCCGTGACTTTGAAGCCAGCTTACTAATTCATGCAAGTCGTCCGTCATAGTGCCAAATGTTCGAATTTCTTTGTTGTCAGGTGTGATAACGCAGGCAACGATAATCTTCTTGTGAACATCCATACCACAACAGCGTTCATGGACAATGCGGATTACTTGTTTCATGAGAAGATCCCCTCTGCGGCCTTATTTTGCGACTGGTGCAGTAACCCTTGTACGAGTAATCTACTCCGCGTGCTTCCTAAATGTAGGAGCAACAATTTGTGGTGCACCAGGTAACTGGGGTTCAGTCTACCCTTCAGGCTCGAAGCACTAGCAAGCTATCGACCTCTCTTCGCCAGCCGCAAAAAAATTATTCTACATATGCACCTGGTTTTCATTCTTTGTTGGTGTCGTGCTAACGACATGGGGGGTCTACCATGAAAATTGATGGCTTCATTATGAGAAGTATAGGGAACCGCGGAGGACGCGGAGGGGATATTTTTTAAACTTTAGCGCGATGAATATCGCGCCTCTGTGTCCTCCGTGGTTGAACATCAGTTTTCATACTTTGCGGTGTTGATTTATCGGCATGATCATCTTAACTACGGCTAGCAGGGATTTTCTTGATTTACGGGAAATAACAGAAACATGCCTATTTGCCGGAGGTGCGCAATGTCTGAATTAACGATAATTAGTCTTATCTTTAATGTCGCCGCTTTAGCCCTCCTCATCCTGCTGCTCCTTCGTAGCGGCCGGACCGCCGAGTTGGCCGCTTGGGAAAAAACTTTCGACCGACTGGAGCGCACCTTGCGCGCCGAAGCGGCGCAAAGCCGGAGTGAAGCGGCCGATAATGCCCGCATGCTGCGGGAAGAACTGGCCGGATCAGTCGGACGATTTCAAGAGGCCGTCTTGCGCCGCCTCCACGAAAACACCGGCGCCCAGATGGCCCAACTGGAGGCTTTTGCCAATATCTTGCAGAATTTCACCCGGGTGAGCGACCAGAAGGCCGACCGGCTGCGGGAGGAAATCCAGGCCATGCGGGAGAGCAATGAGCAGCGCCTGGACAAGCTGCGCGCGGTGGTGGACGGCCAGCTTAAAGAGCTGCGCGATGACAATGGCCGCCGACTTGAGGAAATGCGCCGCACGGTTGACGAAAAGCTGCATGCCACGCTGGAAAAGCGCCTGGGTGAGAGTTTTCGCCTGGTCAGCGAACGCCTGGAACAGGTTCACAAGGGGCTGGGTGAGATGCAGGCCCTCGCCGCCGGTGTGGGCGACCTCAAGCGGGTACTGACCAATGTTAAAGCCCGCGGTATTTGGGGCGAATACCACCTTGCCGGTCTGCTCGAACAAATCCTTGCCCCTGACCAGTATGCCCAAAACGTGGCCACCAAGCCAGGATCGGCAGAACGGGTGGAGTTTGCCGTCAAACTGCCGGGGCGCGACGGGGAAGCAGCCCCGGTCTGGCTGCCCATTGACGCCAAATTTCCCCAGGAAGATTACCAGCGCCTGCTCGATGCCCAGGAAAAAGCCGATGCCAAGTTGGCGGAGGAGGCGGCGAGAGCCCTGGAGAACCGCATACGGGCCGAGGCGCGCGATATTGCCGCCAAGTATATCAGCGTCCCCCATACGACCGAGTTTGCCATTCTGTTTCTGCCCATCGAGGGCCTCTACGCCGAAGTGCTGCGCCGCCCTGGTCTGTGCGATAGCCTGATCCGGGAATACCGGGTCATTGTTACCGGGCCGACGACGCTTGCTGCCCTGCTCAGCAGCCTGCAGATGGGCTTTCGGACGTTGGCTATCGAAAAACGCAGCGCCGAAGTATGGCAGCTGCTCGGCGCCGTTAAGACCGAATTCGGCAAGTTTGGCGATCTCCTGGATAAAACCAGCCGTAAACTGCAGGAGGCGTCCAACTCAATTGAAACGGCGGCCCGCAAGTCGCGGACGATTGAGCGGAAACTGAAAAAGGTGGAAGAACTCCCCGCCGAAGAAGCCATCCGCCTCCTTGACAGCGCCGCGGCGGAAGAAGAATGAAGGTAAAGCCGGCAGGAAGAAAGGCACTGGTGCGGCGAATAATATCCACTGTTGCAAGGAGGGGTCGTCCGGTGCTATCCCATGAGCCAGATATTCTGCGCCGCTTGCGTCTCATCGAAGGGCTGAAGGCCGAGCTGGTCAGCCAGGTGGGAAAGTTATTCCAGGCCTTTGCTCAAACAAGCGAGCAAGCCATCCGCGAGGCGCTGGCATCAATCGTTATTGCCTGTTATGTGCTGGGCCGGCGGCTAGGCATCGATTTCGCCGCCCTGGACGAAGTGATTTTGACCCGTTTGGGCCAAACTATAAAGCAAGACCCGGAAGTGGAAAAGTGGTTTGGCGACTACAGCGATTTTCAGCGTCATTTGAAAAATAAGAGGTGAGTCATGCGTAATAGTGGTATCCGACCGATGGTAGAGGGCGGCGTGCTGGCCGCCGTAGCCATCATGTTCGCCTTTATCAGCGCGTATATTCCCGTAATTGGCCCGTTTGTCAACCTTATCTGGCCGGTGCCCATCATCCTTCTGGGAGTACGGCATGGCTATAAATGGAGCATTATGGCGACAGTTGTGGCCGGCATCATCATTGCCATCCTTATGCATCCTCTCCACGCCGTCTCGGTTGTCGTTGGCTTCGGTCTCATCGGCATCGTGCTGGGCCATGCTTTTCGCGCCGGCTTTTCGCCGGCCAGGGCCATCGGGTGGGGGGCGGTTGCCTCGCTTGTTTCCAAGGCGGCCGTGCTGGCGATCGGCGCCGTCTTTCTCAGTATAAATCCGCTTAACATCCAGGGCGATGTTATGGCCCAGGCCGCCGAACAGGCCATCGATTTTTACCGCCGGCTTGGCATGAAAGAGGAAGACTTGGCCCGCATGGGCGAAATGATGCGGACCATGCTCGACCTCTTCAAAGTCATTTTGCCCGCCGGTTTCGTGCTGGCAGCGGTAGTGGATACCTATCTTAATTTTGTTGTGGCCAAGGCGGTGCTGGGTCGGCTCGGCCACCGCATCGCTCCCTTTCCGCCGTTTAAGGAATGGACGCTGCCGCGCGTTTTCTTGTATGTGTTCATCATCGCCATCCTGGCCCTCTATTGGGGACAGTCCCGGGACATTAAACTGCTCTACAATGCCGGTGTAAACCTCCAAATGCTTAGCACGGTGGCGCTGCTCGTGCAAGGTATGGCGGTATTTTACTTCCTTGCCGATAAATACAATTTGTCAAGATTTGTCCGTGGTATTATACTGTTCTTGATATTCAGCAATGGCTTTCTCATGCAGGTAGTCATTTTCGCGGGCGCTTTTGATATGGCCCTTGACTACCGGCGGCTACGGTCGCCGCATTCGGTGTAATCGGGAGGCTGTTATATGCCCCAAGGACCGTCATTTTGGTTTGATACCCGCATCTATTTGGCAGTCGCGGCCATTCTGCTGGCCGTGATTTCCTTCTATAATCACTATATCGCAATTATTGGGGCAGTGCTGCTCTATGCGCTGTATCTTTACGGCCGGGAGCGGCACCTGGCGCGGCAGCGGGCACTGGCCGAATACCTGGCGACTTTGAGCGGCAATATTGACGAAGCATCATACTATGCCCTGCAAAATCTGCCGCTAGCCATCGCCATGGTCGATGCCGACGGCATCCTGCATTGGCGTAACAGCGTATTGGCCGACTGGCTCGGCGTCGAGCCTGGCCAATCGCTCACCGCGGTGTGGCCGGCCCTGAACCTTGCCGAGATTTGGGGAAAGGCAGGGGTATTGCCGCTTAAGGCCGGTGACCGGTACTACCATATTATTCATAAACCAATCAGCCCGGCCGGGCAGGATGGCGGCATGCTGCGCCAAGACCTCATGCTGCTCTACATCACCGACGTAACCGGCACCGAACTGGTTCGCCAGCGCTCGTTAGGTGCCATGCCGGTATTGGCGTTAATTCAGATTGATAACTATGACGATGTTCTTAAAGGGCTGACGGAAAGCCAGCGTACAGCCATTCTCGGCGAAGTAGGTAGCCACCTTGCCGATTGGGCCGCCAGTCTTGACGGCTTTATTAAAAAATTTAGCGAAGATACTTATATCGCTGTATTTAACCGGCGGGCCCTTGATCAACTGCTCGCCGACAAGTTCGATATCCTGGATAAGATTCGGGCGATCCGCAGCCCGAGCCGCCTGCCTGTTACCCTGAGCATGGGCGTGGCGGCCGATGAGCCATCGGTAGCCGCGCTAGGTCAACGGGCGCAGGCCGGACTAGATCTCGCTCTTGGTCGCGGCGGCGACCAGGCTGCCGTTTACGTTGAAGGTAAGGTGCAATTTTACGGCGGCAAGGCCAAGGCGGTGGAAAAGAACACCCGGGTTAAGGCACGGGTCGTAGCCCAAGCTATTCGGGATATCATGGGCGATGCCGAGCTTGTATTGGTAATGGGCCATGCCGGGGAAGATTTTGACAGCCTGGGGGCGGCCATGGGCGTGGCCAAAATGGCCCGTCACGCCGGCAAAGAAGTCCATATTGTGGTCAGCGAGCCAGGCTCGGCGGTAGCCAAGCTGCAGGAACTGCTGCCGGACTACAAAGAGTATGAGGCGCTTATTATCACGGCTGACGTGGCGGCCGAACTTTTAGCCGCGCGGACGGTACTATTTGTTGTTGATACCCACCGGCCGGAACTGACGGCGGCGCCGGGCCTGTTAGAAAAGATCGACCGCATCGTTGTGATTGACCACCACCGCCGGGCCGAAACGTTTATCGAAAGTCCCTTGCTGGTTTACCTGGAACCGTCGGCTTCCTCGACCAGCGAGCTGGTTACCGAGCTGCTGCAGTATTATGATGACAAACTGGATTTAACGCGCCTGGAGGCGTCGGCGCTCTACGCCGGGATCATCGTGGATACCAAGAACTTTGTCGTCCAGACCGGCGTCC from Thermosinus carboxydivorans Nor1 harbors:
- a CDS encoding KpsF/GutQ family sugar-phosphate isomerase → MIIDQARQVLEAEAEAIRSLIPRINGEFTQAVNMILACKGRVIVTGMGKSGLIGKKIAATLASTGTPAFFLHPAEGVHGDLGMVTSEDIVLAISNSGETNEIISILPSIKRIGARIIAMTGRPASTLGKNSDLVLDVAVEKEACPLGLAPTASTTATLAMGDALAVALLSERKFTPEDFALFHPGGSLGRKLLLTVENVMHSGDDNPVVTPDKTVKEALFVITAKGLGATSVVDADGRLLGIITDGDIRRGLEKGHDFLDKPVTALMTRTPRTITKDKLAAQALNMMEKNKPRPITVLPVVDEQYRAIGMIHLTDLLRQGVV
- a CDS encoding DHH family phosphoesterase, whose translation is MPQGPSFWFDTRIYLAVAAILLAVISFYNHYIAIIGAVLLYALYLYGRERHLARQRALAEYLATLSGNIDEASYYALQNLPLAIAMVDADGILHWRNSVLADWLGVEPGQSLTAVWPALNLAEIWGKAGVLPLKAGDRYYHIIHKPISPAGQDGGMLRQDLMLLYITDVTGTELVRQRSLGAMPVLALIQIDNYDDVLKGLTESQRTAILGEVGSHLADWAASLDGFIKKFSEDTYIAVFNRRALDQLLADKFDILDKIRAIRSPSRLPVTLSMGVAADEPSVAALGQRAQAGLDLALGRGGDQAAVYVEGKVQFYGGKAKAVEKNTRVKARVVAQAIRDIMGDAELVLVMGHAGEDFDSLGAAMGVAKMARHAGKEVHIVVSEPGSAVAKLQELLPDYKEYEALIITADVAAELLAARTVLFVVDTHRPELTAAPGLLEKIDRIVVIDHHRRAETFIESPLLVYLEPSASSTSELVTELLQYYDDKLDLTRLEASALYAGIIVDTKNFVVQTGVRTFEAAAYLRRAGADPALVRHLFCVDLASLKLRASIINSTEILPGGVVIATCPAQGKAAQVSAAQAADMLLNIEGVRVCFILFRLEEGGVGISARSQGDINVQVIMEKLGGGGHQTAAAAQIKDQTIEEVKQRLCEIVSHYLEESESHEGYLSAGSKKTR
- a CDS encoding IS110 family RNA-guided transposase, which encodes MKQVIRIVHERCCGMDVHKKIIVACVITPDNKEIRTFGTMTDDLHELVSWLQSHGCSHVAMESTGVYWKPIYNLLEHTGIEILVVNAQHIKAVPGRKTDVKDAEWIAELLRHGLLQGSYIPSREQRELRELVRYRRSLIEERSREVNRLQKVLEGANIKLASVVTDITGVSARSMIEAMIKGTDDTKQLAQMAKGALRNKLADLEKALKGSLGYHQKMMLSMQLKHIETLDESIKELDKEIADRMRPFEEALELLDTIPGVNRRNAEEIIAEIGVDMSRFPSAEHLSSWSGMAPGHNESADKRKSGKTRKGNQHLRTTLVQSARSAARQKDTYLASQYRRICSRRGSNRAAVAVGHSILIIAYHILKKKQPYIELGANYFEQRSKDAAIKRALQLLQNAGIEINLENIVA
- a CDS encoding MazG-like family protein encodes the protein MLSHEPDILRRLRLIEGLKAELVSQVGKLFQAFAQTSEQAIREALASIVIACYVLGRRLGIDFAALDEVILTRLGQTIKQDPEVEKWFGDYSDFQRHLKNKR
- a CDS encoding DNA recombination protein RmuC yields the protein MSELTIISLIFNVAALALLILLLLRSGRTAELAAWEKTFDRLERTLRAEAAQSRSEAADNARMLREELAGSVGRFQEAVLRRLHENTGAQMAQLEAFANILQNFTRVSDQKADRLREEIQAMRESNEQRLDKLRAVVDGQLKELRDDNGRRLEEMRRTVDEKLHATLEKRLGESFRLVSERLEQVHKGLGEMQALAAGVGDLKRVLTNVKARGIWGEYHLAGLLEQILAPDQYAQNVATKPGSAERVEFAVKLPGRDGEAAPVWLPIDAKFPQEDYQRLLDAQEKADAKLAEEAARALENRIRAEARDIAAKYISVPHTTEFAILFLPIEGLYAEVLRRPGLCDSLIREYRVIVTGPTTLAALLSSLQMGFRTLAIEKRSAEVWQLLGAVKTEFGKFGDLLDKTSRKLQEASNSIETAARKSRTIERKLKKVEELPAEEAIRLLDSAAAEEE
- a CDS encoding YybS family protein, yielding MRNSGIRPMVEGGVLAAVAIMFAFISAYIPVIGPFVNLIWPVPIILLGVRHGYKWSIMATVVAGIIIAILMHPLHAVSVVVGFGLIGIVLGHAFRAGFSPARAIGWGAVASLVSKAAVLAIGAVFLSINPLNIQGDVMAQAAEQAIDFYRRLGMKEEDLARMGEMMRTMLDLFKVILPAGFVLAAVVDTYLNFVVAKAVLGRLGHRIAPFPPFKEWTLPRVFLYVFIIAILALYWGQSRDIKLLYNAGVNLQMLSTVALLVQGMAVFYFLADKYNLSRFVRGIILFLIFSNGFLMQVVIFAGAFDMALDYRRLRSPHSV